The Maylandia zebra isolate NMK-2024a linkage group LG4, Mzebra_GT3a, whole genome shotgun sequence genome segment GTTTAGTTCATTAACCCGCACATTAAACAAGGAAACACCAGTTAGACGCCTTTggtctttaaagtttaaaaggccaaatttCAATTTCTACAGAAATATCTGACACGCTGGCTGACACTGATGACTGATAACTCCACACTTACATGACATGAGATTGCATCACTCTTCAAACCCACCAGGTTTCCAGAGAACTGTcacccttttttttaaagtcattttttcctgtttggtATAGCTAATGATGCACAGATGGCACTTCTGCTGAAAAGATAACCTCTTGTGGTTTATGAGAATGTGCCTTCTGTTTAACGTGTGGCTAAAACTGATCTAGAAGCCACTGAGCAGCCACTTTGAAATGCAGGTGGGCAGTTTGGGCAGTTATTGGTAAGCATTATCTAAATTCATTTAAATTTCAATAGCGAGTGGGAGATAAGAACTGTATTTATAGAACAAAACAaatctgggggaaaaaaaaccctcgaTATTTGAGTAttgttttccaaaataaaaggttCTTTCCACCCTTCCATCCCTTGCCATTTACCCAGGCCCACCTCCCTCTCACCGGCCACTTCCTCCAGCTCTTCTGGGGTGACACCGAGGCGTTTCCAAGCAACTGGCTCCTTTTTAATGTGGAGGAGTAGTACCTCTATTCTGAGCCCCTCCTGAATGACCGCTCTCCTTATCCAGTCTGTAAGGGAGAGCCCTGACACCTTTTGAGAGAAAGTTCATTTCCACCCCTTCTATCTGCAGTCTCATTCTTTCAGTCGCCACACGGAGCTTGCGGGCACAGGTGAGCGCAGGAACGTAGGTGCTCCGATAAATCGACAGCTTCGCTTTTACGCTCATCTCTCATTTCACCACAGTGAAGCAGACTCAGAGTCTACATCACTGGTGATGCCAAACCGATCTGTCCGTCAAGCTCGCCTTTTGCTCCCACTCGTGAGCAAGACCCTGAGATATTGAACTCCTTCTTTTAGCCAGTGCAGCTTTTTCGCTTCTGGAGATATTAATCTACTACCATCGCACCATTATTGTTGCTTTTGCAAGAATCTATAGATTTCAGAATTCGCTGAGCCTTAAACACGCTGCCAGGGATAAGGCTGGATATTAGGAGCCGAAGAATCACTGTAAACCTCAACTATTCTTTTGCTCTGTGCCAGACACATTTACATCACTGTGCTACGGTTTGTAACGCACTGTTTTCTCGCTGTGTTTTGAATATTTCCATTATAtcctcctgcagagagatgttttcttttctaatcCAAGGCGTGAGCTGAAGCGGCGGTATGCAATCACTGCAAGATCAATCACGCTGAATCTCATGAAACTTAGTGGAGCACTGGCAAAGGAAGAATTAGGTAGTTAGATTTTGATCTGAATCATTTTCTTTCAGCTTTTGCAACAACTCTCAGTCTTCAGCGAGACGTCGACAAATCTCTTCTAAATCCACACGATCGAAATGAGAAAAAGTGAAaccagaaacattttttttgacaCCCTTAATAAAAAGGCTGCGGCAGGTCTTACAAGTGTGAGGACGTGCTGGTGGGCTCCTCCTGTGAAAACCCCCGTCTGGTTACAGAAGTTCAGCCCCCAGCGCAGCAGGCTGCTCCAGTCGGTGTTCCGGTCGTAGTAGTGGTGGACGATACGGGGGAAACGCAACGCCACGTCGCCAAAGAACGCTGTATTCTCCACTACGTGGGAATAAGCTGCAGGACAGAAACAGAATATGAATATGCACATGTATATAGCGCACGGTGAAAATGATGCTTAACAGAACAAAGGGAGGAAAACAGCTCAAGGTTTTACTGGGGGAGCACACTCAGACCGCACTGAAGGGGATAAAGATGGGATGATGAACACCAGGCAgaagtgggggtttttttgagaTGGGTAACAGAGCGTAAGACAACCCAGGCAGAGGTGTTGGAGACAGAatcagtgtgtgaaaaacactCGAGAGCAAGAGAGAAGGCAACAGCTGAGATTTAAAAGCGAATCAGACCTTCTTTGATCTTATCGTCCATGGGGAAGGGGTCATCGGGCTGCATGTTGGCCGCAACCAAGACCTGTCGGGAGTCCTCCAACACCttaagagagaaagagagctcaATCTCCAGGGTTATGTACTCCCATCTACGTGCTACGATTGTTATTCTTATGACATTTTACACACCACCTCCCACAGACGTTACAGTCAACGCGTGATCTGTGTGGACACTGCACAGAATAGATACGCTggctcacacacacgcagacgtATAGAAGTGCTGACAATGTTTTGCAGCCCCCGAAGGTCGACTCTGCTCGTTCTCCTTGAGAGTGATGCAGATACATGCATAGCTGCCCGCTGGGAAATGGAGGCCTACAGTAAAATCACAGCTCCCAGTCTGGTGCAAgtgaatggcacctgtaagCAGCATGAATTCAGATTCAAATGAAAAGCGAGCTCACGCGCTGCTGAATGCGGTGGATTTTAGAGCTTTTGATTCTCTATTGAGCTACAAACGTTCTTATCCTTCAATTTGCTGGAAACACCAGGCAGGTCGAGCTTCAGAGCGCCTGCTCTCTGATGCTAGTGGCCTTGTCTGTGCTTGACTTGCTGCTTCCCAGGCACTATATGatgtcttacacacacacatacacactgtacCTTGAAGAGCCCTTTGAGCATGATGTCTATGATCTTGTACTGCTGGTTGATGTCGTTCAGCTCTACTAGATTCTTGAGTGCATTCAGCTGATCTTTCCTCTTGGTCTCAAACAGCCGCTTGTCTGAcaggaggaggtcaggaggACAAACGCTCTCTACATCAAGAGAGACACACCCGTGAAGATGCTTAAGTTCAACACTTAGtgacttgcacacacacacacagacatcagCGGACAGCATTTGGCGGCAGCTCTGCACGCCGTCAGCAGAAGGATACAGATCTCCAGGTTGGAGTCGTGTCTCGGTCGGTGCGTGTCGGAGTCTGCCGAGCTGAGTGCGGCAGCGGCGAGCGCCAGGACCACTGCACCCACACTCCGCATGGTCAGCAGGGGGTGGCAGAGAGGCACTCTTCTGAAAACAGGGATGATGAGCCATCAGACATTGTTCCACAGCAGAATATTGTCACACAGTCGCCTGATTAGATCCTTTCAGCTTGCCTGACTCGCTACGCTTTCACATGGAGCCAGCAAACACAGCTTTCTtctccattcattcatttttctccTTCCAGAGCTACTAGATGGGCTCGTGCTCTCTCGTGTGATACTTGTGGAATATGTGAAATACGGAGACATGTTGGGGATAAGTGGTCAATATAGAACACCAGAGGGTAGCCGGCATTTGAAGAGGGCCTCCGTATGTTCCTTTTAAGACACATCTGATGTCTGGCACTTGCATAATCCCCAGAGGAACTTTTACAGTCTCTGTAGCAGGTGCCCGGTCTGCTCTTGCCCGTCCTCTGCCCTCTCTATTCAAAAGCGGCGGTCTTCTATATCATTCTGATCCTGTCGCAACTGTCCCCGTCCTCCaaggcttttttctttttttggtacgtTTCAAAGGGAGGCATGAAAGTGAGAAGATAAATACAACAGCTAAATATAGGACCTCATCAAAGGAGGATTCGATGCGAgccaaaaaataaagttttttttttttttaaagaaaacattagCAGAAAACAAAAGTAACTGGAGGCAGGGAGAGGACATGTAGATGAAAAGCTACAAGATATAATTCATCTAATCCATGCATAATTTAGCAGGGGCTCCATCAATGATACTATCAGAGGGATTCAGTGGGGTACAGATAGGATGGAGGGAGAGTAATATTAGGAGAAGCAGCGggggggaagaggaggagaggagggaggggcgTTGGAGCGTTTGGAAGAAGGGGGTGGGGTAGAGGAGTTGGAGACCCTGAGGGAAACAACAGCTTTCCTGGTGAATATTTCATCTACCTTTTGCTAAGGCACAGCGGTGAAACCCAAAGACACACAGATGGGAGAACTAGTGCAAGATAGAGGAGGCGGCTGTGGAATGACAGATAATGAGCACGGGATACTCGATTTCTGCGCTGACTGGATTAATCTTTACAAACCCGGGGTGCCTGTTCTCAAATCTCAAGGAACGGGAAAGGGAGCAAATGTTTCAGGGCGTGAATATTAATTTAGACTAAAGTGAGCACCCTTAAGAGAACTTGCTCCAATCAGAacagggaaagaaagaaaccccaTCTGCTTCTCAACGTTGCCTGTACATCTACGGCACGCTGATAACGCAGACAAACAATGAGCATTTCATACTGACTCATTCTACTGTTTAACGGCAGCGTCGGTGTATTATTTCCGGAAAAATgaaagcagatttttttccccctatttCATTTTGGCTTTCCCTGCCAGTCTCTGgggtcatttattttaaaaataaaactcaaaaacaacTTTGTTCATACGGAGTCAGCAGAAACCGGCGTTCCTGCAGACAGCTGAGTGAAGACAATGTTCGATTAAGGCCAATTTGTGCATTCTGAGAACATCTTTTGGGTAGCTTCCCAGCTTTCTGAGAAATGCTGCACTAAATATCCTTAAGTGCTGGTCGAAAGCCTCAATATTTCTCGATAACAGCCAGAGACGGGTGGGGGTTCTCTTTCTGGTAGTAGCAGCAGCTTGTCGGGTTATTTGATGTTCCTGTGTGCCTCCTAGCAGGCAGCCATGTAGCTCTGACAGATATTTATGAGGGAAAAGGTCATCACCGTCAATACGCATAACCGGGAGCTGCTGATGTTTCCGCACAGAGGGGCAAAGTGCTGAGGCCGTAAGAAGTGATGTAGGAAGGGCATTAAGGCAGGATCAATCATTTCTAATGTGGCACGGGCAGTGCAGAAGTGCATCCATTAACTGTAAACAGGCAACCCTGATTACACAGGATGGGCACGTCACTAATTCCAGGGCACTTGGCTCGGTCCTGAGTGGAACTGAAAGGAGTGTGAAGCACAAAACTATGCAAAAATCATCATCTGCTGACATTAATGTTAACTTTAAGCTCCCCTTAAAAATGATGCTGCTCTGTGAGAGAGAACTTACACAACAGTCATTACCTGCATCCCTGCACCCCCAGCCTGTCTTACTACAGGAGTAAAACCAGCTGAGGGAGGGAGTTCACCTGGCCATCGCCATCATGTGCTGCTCAAAAGGGATCGTCAGATCCCTGCAGGGGTTCTCATCGGTCTTTAACcaacccttttctttttttggtgcaCATATAAACAAAATTGATCTCAAAGCAGTGCATGCACTAGAACACTGTTAGGACAACCCAGCTGATCTgcaaaacgctttctttcataTTCTCCCCTGCTGAGTCCTGGAATGAAGAAACTTCAGGGGAGATGTTCAGCATCCAAGGTGGGAGGCTCGGTTCCGAAGCCGTCTGTCCCTCCGGCACTCGAGCTGGTGAGATGTGTCGGGGAGGTCTGGAGGCAGAGGCAGAGTGGTTCTTGCTGAAGTCGTGTGAGCCCACGTAAATCTCTTGGCTTGGAGCTGCTAGCAACAACCTCTTTGGGGCAAAGAGGCTGAAGTTTGATTTCCTGTGTGGGAGATCCAGGTTCCAGCTTTGTCAGTAAAGTAGGTTACATTATCTAATCACACGTGAAGAAGAACCGCTCTGACTGTATTGTTGAAAACATGTATCCAATTTTCACCAGTGTGATGAAAGATGATAATCTTCAATCAAGGAGGAGAAAGAAGTCCGACCCGCAAACAAGCCTGCTCTGCAGCATTCATTTCAAGAGCCACAGCTGACCCTTGAGGTGAACAGCGCTCCAGAGAGGATGGGAAAAAAGCAAGATGCCTTTCAGACAGCTGGATGTGCAGCAGGAGTGGAGCCCGGTTCCCCTCAGGCTGCCAGCCTGCTGTGGGAGGCTTGAGGTTCAAGGACTGACacatcatctctctctctctctctctctctctgcttccaTCCTAGAGGCTCTCCTTCTGTCATCATTCATACAGAGGGACGGACATGCGTAATGGTGATGGTGGATAAAGACTGTCACATGCACCATCAGCTACAGATTGTTTAATTGATTGCATGTCCCCTACCTGACCTGGCTTCCCACAGCTGCACGGCTGTCTGTACCCAACTACTGAGCAACTATTTATATTCTAAACGGAGAATTACACGCTTTTTGTATCTTGGATGCACGGCTACATACAGTGGTATTATACACCAACATCTCAATGATATACAACTATTTATAGAAGACTTCCCAACTAGGGGCTCACTTTTGTAAATTAAGTATTTAAAGTCGACAAATCGATGCCTCCTGTCATCGCAGCTGTACGCTCCGGCGGATCCGCCAGCCAGCCAGCGGCCAGCACAGCAGATCCCCCGGCAGATAGAGCTCTGCTGGACACTACAGCCACCAAACTCGAGGTCCACTCACCGTATTGTAGCGAGAAACGACAGCGCCACAAGGCAGCGATTAGCGAGCGGCGTTTGCTCCAAAGTAAAGAGTGCAGTTGAACCTTCTTTATCTCCGCTCCGAGCgtgaacaaagacagaaaaagagcTCGGCTCGCCGATGAGGTAGACGGGACAGTGAGTTTGTTCTCCTCTGGATCCTCAGGTGACAACAACGGAGGTGGAGGCGTTCATTTACATGCGGCTCTCGCTGCTCCACTCTGCCAGTGCCACGATCGCACCGGCTGGCTCGTCTTGGACGAATGACAGCGAGCGGGCGCTAAacacggaggaggaggagtgcgGTTTCCACACGGAGGAGTTAGAGGGAGACACCGCCAGAGCGTGGGGATAAGGGGCTGCGTTCGGTTTATGCTCAGTTTCCCCGGGGATTATGATGCTGTCCAGCCACTCCCGAGGTATTTTATAAAGATGGCAGCAGGGCGGAGTAAGCGAGCATGTTAGGTAGTTTATTTGCAGCTAGGGTTGGCTATGCTAATGAAAACTTGCCTTTCTGGAAGCTGGCTGTGACAGCAATTTAAAAGTCAACTGGACGTGAAAAGGGACTGTGCGATCATATAAGAACCCCACCATTGCCACTTAATGAGCTGCCAGTGAGAAGTAAAGAAACACACTGGAGCTACCCGATGGTACAATGAACGATTGATTTTCTTGCAGTAGCCTAAAGCCTGAGAGCCCATCAGTGGCCATACAGTTCAAAAATAGACCACAGGAGACGTTTTACCCTGCAATTATATCCCACATGGCTCTCAAGCACTTCGCCGacagctgctctctggcagcttGTCCACCTCACAACCACTGCCACACACAGTGGTCTACAGGGAGTCGTACTCCCATCACCTGACACTTTGAGAAGGTGTGGATGGGGTAGAGAAATTCACATTAATGTGGTTAAATCCTGGCAGAAGAAACTCTAGGTGGGAAAGCGAGAGAGTTAATTCCCCGAGCAGAGCTGCTCACCTGCAGCTTagacagtgttttttttattagcagTGTCCTGGTCTAAAAAGATTCACTCTCTGCCTGTAATAAGCTGTTTTAACATTTCTCCTTTAACGCCTTCTAATTGGCTGCCCCCGGCAAACAGACGGTCtagataaatgctaaatggACTTGTTCTTATATAATGCTTTGCGACTCTACTCTAGCACTCAAAGGGCTTGATACAACATGCTTCATTCAGCCATTCACCCCCTTTCATACATGTACTTTTGTCTACACCCGGTGCTTTCtacctaacattcacacattcatatCCGATGAACGCATCAGAGAGCGACATGGGGTTCAATatgttgcccaaggacacttagGAATGCAGACTAGAGACTAGAGCACCCTCTGATAGAACCATCAACCTTTCCATTATTAGATGACCAGCTCTACCAGGCTTCTGTGttcacagtcagagctctgtgcctgagatgaccatattaggcaTATCCTGAGTACTTTTTTAACCGTGAGCACCTGGTTCAAAGGGGTTAATGTATATATGCTTAATATATTTTAAACTTTGGGCATGCTTTATAACAACAATAACTACTATTGTAACATTGCATATATGATGGAAATATGTTAAAGTACAAAAATCATTTTCTTAAGAGGAAAGGTTGATTAGCTTGTCAGTGCTACCACATCAGACAAAAAAGCAGCAACGTTGACCTGTAACAAAAACAAGTGATTTATTGATGCACTTATAATTCaagatgtttgttttctttaacactGCTGCAAATATGAACTAGCTTCTATGAACAAATGCATGCAGTCAGTCAGATTGCTAGAACGCTGTGAAACTACAGGTTGTATTGTTTTAGGAGCACAACAGAAACAGTCAAACAAACGGATGCAACAAATGAGCAAGGTGAAGAACTTTCAAAATCGATGTCCTGTCTAAAGCACAAAGTCAGACAGGCAGAGGGGCACGTCTCCAACATGTCTGAAGATAAGCGTCAAGGAGCAATGAGCAAAGTGAGAGGGGGCAGTGGGCGTGAAGATGAAAGATAGAACATTTAAATTAAGAAACAAATTGAAACTGCTACCAGCTTTACTGAGCCTGAATGCACTGTGTTTTTAATGAACTACTATTTCCACGTATATgttgtgtatttgtttattattaatattagcAGAAAAATGTAAGTAGAGTAGAGGGAGTCAGCCAGCATGACAGATGACATGCTGACTATGAATGTACAGTAGAGCGTGTGTTGTTCAACACAGGCATCTATTAAACTGCCAGTGAAAAATCAATGAAGATGCTGATGTTAAAGTACGAGTTTCCTAATGTGCTTTACTGTGTGGGTTACTGCTTTCTGCAGCACTTCCTGCTTACAGAGGCATGTTCAGAGGCTGTTTGTGTTAGCAAAGTTCAACGGTGTGCATGTGTTTCACTTCACGTGAAGGATACAGGACATCGTGGGACTGACTGTGTCTGCAGCTCTCATCGGGCTCTCCGAGTTCCTCTATCATGTTCTTCACTTTCTGCTTGTGTTCCTCTCTGGGTAGAAGGTCTCTGCTCTGGATCTGAATgaacaaaagaggaaaaacaaaaagcttccTAGGGTTAGAAGGACCTAACACAAGAACCTTAAGATCTTGAATTttgaaatccatgaatccatccATTAATTTCTATCATTTAACACTGAGTCATTCCCAAGCCAGCTGAGACCCAGGATTCTTTCCAGCGAGTCCCAGGCCTCCTCCTGGTAGGACATGTTTCGCAATATCTTGCCTCAGAGGTGCTCAGGAGGCATCCTAGTCAGATATCCAACCCACATCAACTAGCTCCTTTTGATGCGGAAGAGCAGGAGTTCTACTCCGAGTCCCACTTGAATTACCAAGCTCCTCACCCTATTTTTAAGGGACAGCTCAGCCAACCTTCAAGGGAAAATCATTGGTTATGGATAGatattctgtccataaaaactaTGAATGGAGAAGTCCAGGACCAAATGGAAATGAGTCCCACTTATTGCCAGAAATATGAACCAAGCTATCTCTGCAGGTGTACAGGGACCGAATGCCCTGTAACAACAGGCCAAACACCCCATGCTCCCAAAGCACTCCCCACAGGATACCCCAAGGGATGCACAGAAAACCCGAAAACTTCTGAAAACAACATAATATAGATTTTACAGGCATTCCATTataattatttcctttttaaaattattattagtgGATTCCACTAAAATTGCTTTGGATGAAAGTTTTTAGAATTTTTGCCTCACAGGgattacttgcacataaacaggaactcattatttgaaactttgccCATGTTACACCTCCAGCattgtaaaaatatataaatatgtatgaCAGATGATAATGAAAAGCATATTAAGTTTGAAAATTTGTATTTCAGCTGTCATAAGCATATGCACAAGCAGAAAATGTGCATAAAGCAGCAAACAGGACTTCAGTGAAGATGCAGATGTGTACTGTAGGCAACAGGGAACAGTGAAAGTTTGCCACAAACAGCAACAAGAACAGAAATCTGGGAGAAAAATATTCACAATCAACAGAAAACTTTCCAAACATTCAAAGTTTGCAGAGTTTTCCCTGCAGTTATGAGCAACCCCAACACAGAAACAGACTCACGCTGCAAGATTTACTATTCGTCGTTGTTCATGCGGATACAGCCAGAACCTGGCCTGAGCTATAACTGATCAGCTCTCTGCTGAAGCCAAGGTTCAGAGACTTCTCTAAAGATCATTTCAAAGTATGTAAGGGAACCCCGACACGTATGTGAGTGGGGTTTtttaaagtcaaagtcaaatcagttttatttggcagcagctgctgccagtggtgtGTTCAGGATGAGATGGAAGGCAGCTTAAAACAAGggctgaaaactgataaaagcAACAGGTGAGGCAGAGGTGGAGCTAATAGGATCAATACAATTGGGAGcattaaaaaaggaaaggaggaaacaaataAATTCACTGGGGAATGGAAAAAGCTAACAAGTAAATACTATGCCTGTATGTATTCTTGCTCACTCCTAACACTCTTCAAACATGTCCACAACCAAGGTAAAGTTCAGATTTCTTAATGACCACTTTAAATTAAACTTGAAACCCAACTTGGGATGGAAATGAACCGATTCCCACCCAACCCAagggtttttgtaattttgtgcTAACAACTACTTAATGTATTCTATCAGGCGATTGTTTCCATTAACTGTTTttacaaaaaggaaaacaacctCAAAGAGTTTGGTGCACTATGAAGCACAACCTGAATGATGCAGCACCTTTGCAAGAACTAAAGCATTTGTGTGCTTCAAAGACTTGCACTGAAACATTTAAGACCTATGCAAACCGAAAATAGGACAACTTTATTCTGTGCATAAGTTTTGAGAAACTCCtcatttctcttttattttggtaCAAAAATGGGAAATGGATGCAGTGATTCATTGAAACACGTGAAAACATTTAtgtaaatacagtatataaggtaAAAACAGAGTCTGTACGagtctaatgagcttgaaagtcaatatttggtacgaCCTTCATTCTTTAACACAGTCTGAtctctcttaggcagctttcttgtcatttctttaagtagtcttcattaataggcttcttgaaggatattcaaagctcttctttggatgtttctgcctttttgttttgttctctgcTTAATAATGCTGAGGTCCagactctggggaggccaatccatgactgatagagtTCCACTGTGTGTTCTTCTATCCAGGTTTGCTTTTATTGCATTAGCAGTGTGTTTGTGATCTTTGTTATGATGCAAAATTAAGCCGTTGGCAGTCAGATGGCATTGCAAGGTGGATCAAAATTTAATGGTGTTTTTTCTGCGtttataattccatcaattttgacaagatctccaacaccactggccaaAATACtaccccaaaccatgacagagcctccactgtacTTAACAGGTGGTTGTAGACACTCACTTTATAGGATTGATGCTCAGTCCAATTTCTTCagccttttctttctgtttctcttcattAAGAATGgctgacagccacccttccactgagactatGTCTGATAAGGCTTCAGTGAACTGCAGATGAATCAACTGAAGGTACAGATGCATCTCTGCAGTCCTGTGCCagggtctttgctggattttattCCTCTTGTTTCTTAAAAACACGACTTTCAGACACTGCTCATCTGctgtaaattgttttttaaatctgaaacttgttcttttgtcctccactttcACAACTTTTTCAAGGACTTACTGCAAACATTGTGGAGATAAGTTTTCAGCTAATGCCTCTTCGGGAATCATcatgaaaaaaatactattttattccTGTCAAACTGtcttatctttggcatttttcatagattcaactaaacAAGTGGAACAAGTTATctgtttttgcaacaggctgctaCTAACAAAtggcctaaagatacaatttaaatagATTCTTTGCAAAGTTGTCTTttatgtgcagacacaacactggttcatcccttgagtttggtgcttgaatgattcatagatcAGAGTGTTAGGATATAAAAAAACCCAATTAAAACAgttctctgaaaatggtcaagtacaaggactggactgaaagtgagtgaaaaagtaaccaatgtccaaagaaaaactcgaaagaccttcagaaagcctggagactATTGCTCTAGAGCACTTTGAAACATTAGAGAAAGCGAAATACAAAGAAATCAGGTGGCTCAAGATTTCGGTGCACTCCTTTATTTTGAAGACCTATTCATTAGAAATCTGTATTTAGGACTACTTGGGAACCAGGTAGACTGAAAAATGTTGACTGGAAACAACAAACCAGGGAATGGAAGCTTGCAAACAGAAAAGGTGATATCTGCTGACTGTATGTGCATGCAGGCACACCGGTGCTCGTTATGTCAGCTTTCATGGGGAGGAAACAAGAAGCAAAACCAGTGATCTGAGAATAGATCATTTATAAATATGCACTTCCTTGTGAACTGAAACTTCACTTTAGTCCAAAAGCTAGATG includes the following:
- the ccdc134 gene encoding coiled-coil domain-containing protein 134, which translates into the protein MRSVGAVVLALAAAALSSADSDTHRPRHDSNLEIYKRLFETKRKDQLNALKNLVELNDINQQYKIIDIMLKGLFKVLEDSRQVLVAANMQPDDPFPMDDKIKEAYSHVVENTAFFGDVALRFPRIVHHYYDRNTDWSSLLRWGLNFCNQTGVFTGGAHQHVLTLMSQELGITEKSPDFINPYRTERDDVLHTAEAFQKILREEEKRRRKEEKRKEIRKGPRISRSRNEL